A region from the Nostoc sp. HK-01 genome encodes:
- a CDS encoding cyclic nucleotide-regulated ABC bacteriocin/lantibiotic exporter, with the protein MASGFSQEQLAQQITYTLGETLSSQDMEKCLAGIEIVEPPVAKQFWQATTAIPGIYMILTGKVRLLDSVNNLITTLTTGASFGESTLFPEEEFHSYVARASVNLKLCYLPQALLQEILQQYPGMSDRLQKRAELWNLLLLCCQSAPITLNGSVEQMLQALSLFRRHNLESGAPPAKLFHDTRLWLLRRGKLLHADGRILTSGNIYIYPQEGSWQATQPTIVYSLHNADWQTAVAHWPQLADLAGVGSGEEGRGQEAEGARAEEGRGQGAGGRGEGISQSLAPPKRKKPRQAYFPNPTVRASHLWGRLTQRYPFFEQQSAADCGAACLVMIGRYWGKRLSINRLRELANVSRGGASLRGLTTAAESVGFATRPVKASLDKLAQQTLPAIAHWEGKHYVVVYEITKKRVIIGDPAVGQRTLTIGEFKAGWTGYALLLQPTTLLKETEAENIQFWQFFDLVKPHWQVLLEVFTASVFIQVFGLVTPLFTQLLLDRVIVQGSTLTLNAIGLGLLIFGLFRVAINGLRQYLLDHTANRISLSLLVGFIKHTFRLPLAFFESRYVGDIVSRVQENQKIQRFLTGEALSIILDLLTVFIYVGLMFWYSPSMALLSLCIVPPFMLLALVATPFLRRISREVFNATANENSYLIQSLTGIRSIRSMAIEQTVRWHWEELLNNLIKRTFSGQIVGNQLQIFSATIESVVSTGLLWFGAWLVIQNQLTIGQLVAFNMLLGNIIRPFQRLVVLWNQVQEVMIATERINDVLEAEPEEDLQHQPRQILPRLQGHIKFENVTFRYRPDSDINVLENLSFEIKPQQTVAVVGRSGSGKTTLSKLILGLYLPTDGKVLIDAHDVTSISLRSLRSQIGVVDQDTFLFGGTIRENISIAHPEATLEEIIDAARLAGADDFIKQLPMGYETQIGEGGGMLSGGQRQRLAIARALLGNPRLLLLDEATSHLDAESERIIQNNLTTILKGRTSLIIAHRLSTVRHADLILVLDRGLLVESGTHDELITRKGHYFYLNQQQLAQTN; encoded by the coding sequence ATGGCATCAGGATTTTCTCAAGAACAGTTAGCACAACAAATTACTTACACTTTGGGCGAGACATTATCAAGCCAGGATATGGAAAAATGCTTGGCAGGAATAGAAATTGTCGAACCACCTGTCGCTAAACAATTTTGGCAAGCGACAACTGCAATTCCGGGAATTTATATGATTCTCACCGGGAAAGTGAGACTGCTGGATAGTGTGAATAACTTAATCACCACCCTGACAACTGGGGCATCATTTGGTGAATCAACTTTGTTCCCCGAAGAAGAGTTTCATTCTTACGTGGCGAGGGCTTCTGTTAATCTCAAACTGTGCTATTTGCCGCAAGCACTGTTGCAGGAGATTTTACAGCAATATCCTGGTATGAGCGATCGCCTGCAAAAACGGGCAGAACTTTGGAATTTGCTTTTATTATGTTGTCAAAGTGCGCCCATCACCCTGAATGGTTCTGTAGAACAGATGCTTCAGGCTTTATCTCTCTTCCGCCGACACAATTTAGAAAGTGGCGCACCCCCAGCTAAATTATTTCACGATACGAGACTCTGGTTATTGCGTCGCGGCAAACTACTCCACGCCGACGGGCGCATCTTGACATCAGGCAACATTTACATATATCCCCAAGAAGGCAGTTGGCAAGCAACACAACCAACAATTGTCTACAGTCTGCATAATGCTGATTGGCAAACGGCTGTGGCGCATTGGCCGCAATTGGCTGATTTAGCTGGTGTTGGGAGTGGGGAAGAAGGCAGAGGGCAGGAGGCAGAAGGCGCGAGGGCAGAAGAAGGCAGGGGGCAGGGGGCAGGGGGCAGAGGGGAAGGAATTTCTCAGTCCCTAGCGCCGCCGAAGCGTAAGAAACCGCGTCAAGCTTACTTTCCTAACCCGACGGTAAGGGCGAGTCATCTGTGGGGACGTTTGACGCAGCGATATCCATTTTTTGAACAACAAAGTGCCGCAGATTGTGGTGCAGCTTGTTTGGTGATGATCGGCCGCTATTGGGGTAAGCGCTTGAGTATCAATCGACTGCGAGAGTTAGCTAATGTCAGCCGTGGTGGGGCTTCTTTGCGAGGTTTGACAACCGCAGCCGAGAGTGTTGGTTTTGCGACGCGTCCAGTAAAAGCCAGCTTGGATAAATTAGCACAACAAACTTTACCGGCGATCGCCCACTGGGAAGGTAAACATTACGTCGTTGTCTATGAAATTACCAAAAAAAGGGTAATTATTGGTGATCCGGCTGTTGGACAACGCACTCTTACCATAGGCGAATTTAAAGCCGGTTGGACTGGTTACGCCTTGTTACTCCAACCCACAACCTTACTCAAAGAAACTGAAGCAGAAAATATCCAATTTTGGCAGTTTTTTGATTTAGTTAAACCTCATTGGCAAGTGTTATTAGAGGTGTTCACTGCTTCGGTGTTCATTCAAGTATTTGGATTAGTTACACCTTTATTTACTCAGCTACTTTTAGACAGAGTAATTGTCCAAGGTAGCACCCTCACTTTAAACGCTATAGGTTTAGGCTTGCTAATTTTTGGATTGTTTCGCGTCGCTATTAACGGACTGCGGCAATATCTTTTAGATCACACAGCTAATCGCATTAGCTTATCTCTATTGGTAGGTTTTATCAAACATACTTTCCGTTTACCTCTGGCTTTTTTTGAATCTCGTTATGTGGGTGATATTGTTTCGCGGGTGCAAGAAAATCAAAAAATTCAGCGTTTTCTGACTGGGGAAGCATTATCAATCATCTTAGATTTGCTCACAGTATTTATTTATGTCGGGTTGATGTTTTGGTATAGCCCATCAATGGCTTTACTCAGCTTATGTATTGTGCCGCCGTTTATGCTGTTGGCACTTGTGGCTACGCCATTTTTACGCCGAATTAGTCGTGAGGTATTTAATGCCACAGCCAACGAAAATAGTTATTTAATTCAATCCTTAACGGGGATTCGTTCGATTCGCTCAATGGCGATTGAACAAACAGTGCGTTGGCATTGGGAAGAACTGCTAAATAATTTGATTAAAAGGACATTTAGTGGACAAATTGTCGGCAATCAACTACAAATTTTTAGCGCGACAATTGAATCAGTTGTAAGTACAGGATTACTTTGGTTTGGGGCATGGTTGGTCATTCAAAACCAACTAACCATCGGGCAACTTGTGGCTTTTAATATGCTTTTGGGTAATATTATTCGCCCATTCCAGCGGCTGGTTGTGCTGTGGAATCAAGTGCAGGAAGTGATGATTGCCACTGAGCGAATTAATGATGTTTTAGAAGCTGAACCAGAAGAAGATTTACAACATCAACCCCGGCAGATTTTACCCAGGCTACAGGGACATATTAAGTTTGAAAATGTCACCTTTCGCTATCGCCCAGACAGTGATATTAATGTCTTAGAAAATCTCAGTTTTGAAATTAAACCTCAGCAAACTGTAGCTGTAGTAGGGCGGAGTGGTTCGGGCAAAACTACCTTATCTAAATTGATTTTGGGGCTATATCTGCCGACAGATGGCAAAGTTTTAATTGACGCTCACGATGTGACTAGTATATCTTTGCGATCGCTACGTTCGCAAATTGGGGTTGTTGACCAAGACACCTTTTTATTTGGCGGGACAATCCGCGAAAATATCAGCATTGCTCACCCAGAAGCCACCTTAGAAGAAATTATCGACGCGGCGCGTTTAGCAGGAGCCGATGACTTCATCAAACAATTACCAATGGGTTACGAAACTCAAATTGGTGAAGGTGGAGGAATGTTATCTGGCGGACAGCGCCAACGTCTGGCGATCGCTCGTGCATTATTGGGCAATCCGCGTTTATTATTATTAGATGAAGCCACCAGTCACCTTGACGCTGAATCTGAACGCATCATTCAAAATAACCTGACAACTATTCTTAAAGGACGCACTAGTTTAATCATTGCTCATCGCCTGTCCACCGTGCGTCACGCAGACTTAATTCTGGTATTAGATCGTGGCTTATTAGTCGAAAGCGGTACTCACGACGAATTAATTACCAGAAAAGGTCATTATTTTTACCTCAACCAGCAACAACTGGCGCAAACAAATTGA
- a CDS encoding HlyD family secretion protein — MPNSYPNSSSVLTQQQDELRQFDDSDVVVDESIQLAQINDWYYGTEELLDALPKLWTRSMLYLLIAFAAIIIPWTMLTKVDETGSARGRLEPKGATQKLGVPVTGAVKAVNVQEGATVKAGQVLMQLDSDVLQTDLQQTQTKLEGSINRLSQLELLKNQLMLAINIQEQQNQAQALEKVAQVNQAQQNLDAKISSYNLQRLEKLATVEQARQKINSTHIDQKLARSRFNRDVAEVDRYRQLLNEGAIAQVKVVELEKTAEESQRLQEQASAELTQSKLSLKEEVSRYQSIMSQAWADIQQAKLRLEEQQSSYQGVVQAGRLALLKSQEQLKDMQNQITTLQSEIAQTKSQITSFKLQLQQRVVRSPIDGTIFELPVTKPGPVVEAGQIVAQIAPKNSELIIKAQMPSQQSGFLKVGMPVKVKFDAYPFQDYGVVQGRVHWISPSSKVQTDSEGKATIETYELDIVLDKNYIQAGDKRIILTPGQTANAEVIIRQRRVIDFILDPFKKLQKGGLEL; from the coding sequence ATGCCAAACTCTTATCCCAATTCCTCATCTGTACTAACTCAACAGCAGGATGAACTTCGCCAGTTTGATGACTCTGATGTAGTTGTCGATGAGTCAATACAGTTAGCCCAAATCAATGATTGGTATTACGGTACAGAAGAACTTCTAGACGCTTTACCCAAGCTCTGGACACGTTCAATGTTGTACTTGCTCATCGCCTTTGCAGCCATTATTATCCCTTGGACAATGCTGACCAAAGTAGACGAAACAGGCTCCGCCAGAGGGCGTTTAGAACCCAAAGGTGCAACGCAAAAATTAGGCGTTCCGGTTACAGGTGCAGTCAAAGCTGTCAATGTCCAAGAAGGCGCAACTGTGAAAGCCGGACAGGTTTTAATGCAGCTAGACTCTGATGTGTTGCAAACAGATTTGCAACAAACTCAGACTAAGCTCGAAGGCTCAATCAATCGGCTATCCCAGTTGGAATTACTCAAAAATCAACTGATGTTAGCGATTAATATTCAAGAACAACAAAACCAAGCTCAAGCCTTAGAAAAAGTTGCCCAAGTTAACCAAGCACAGCAAAACCTTGATGCCAAAATCAGCAGCTATAATTTGCAAAGACTAGAAAAACTCGCCACTGTTGAGCAGGCTAGACAGAAAATTAATTCCACACACATTGACCAAAAATTAGCGCGAAGTCGTTTTAATCGAGATGTCGCAGAAGTTGACCGCTATCGTCAACTTTTAAACGAAGGTGCGATCGCTCAAGTTAAAGTAGTGGAATTAGAAAAGACAGCGGAAGAAAGTCAACGCTTGCAAGAACAAGCAAGCGCCGAACTCACACAATCAAAATTAAGTTTAAAGGAGGAAGTTAGCCGTTATCAATCCATCATGAGTCAGGCTTGGGCAGATATTCAGCAAGCCAAACTACGCCTAGAAGAACAGCAAAGTAGCTATCAAGGTGTAGTGCAAGCCGGGAGACTGGCGCTGCTGAAAAGTCAGGAACAACTCAAAGATATGCAGAACCAAATTACTACCCTGCAATCGGAAATAGCCCAAACCAAGAGTCAGATTACCTCATTCAAACTGCAACTACAGCAGCGCGTAGTGCGATCGCCAATTGATGGCACAATCTTTGAATTACCTGTGACCAAACCAGGCCCTGTAGTCGAAGCTGGACAAATAGTTGCTCAAATTGCACCTAAAAATAGTGAGTTGATTATCAAAGCCCAAATGCCTAGTCAACAAAGTGGCTTCTTGAAAGTTGGTATGCCTGTCAAAGTTAAATTTGATGCGTATCCTTTCCAAGATTATGGAGTTGTGCAAGGGCGCGTCCATTGGATTTCACCTAGCTCGAAAGTCCAAACTGATAGCGAAGGCAAAGCCACTATCGAAACTTATGAATTGGATATTGTTTTAGATAAAAACTATATCCAAGCAGGTGATAAACGCATTATTTTAACACCTGGTCAAACAGCAAATGCCGAAGTAATTATTCGTCAGCGTCGTGTCATTGACTTTATCTTAGATCCATTTAAGAAATTGCAAAAAGGCGGACTAGAACTGTAA
- a CDS encoding aliphatic sulfonates ABC transporter substrate-binding protein: protein MVATVKPQYINIFHRVTRFFVPGLISVATSFTLVSCTQPTPTAETSSTANNVSDTKSVGIKTKVLRMGYQQAGDLVRVTKVLEKRLEPLGVKVEWAQFAQGPQLMEAMNVGKIDLGSVGETPPIFAQAAGAQIVYVVGSRRTENSGKGSAIAVPPNSPIKTLKDIKGQKVVFQKASASHYFILRALEDVGLKYSDIKVLSIPNVEASSAFLEGKISVWVTGDPHLARAEKLNKVRILRDSQGLDSPGGYYIGGKQFAIDNPELLRIVIEEIDKIQRWAEAHPKETAQLIAPYQKLPPDVMDLVISRRSYGLRAISTDLVQEQQRVADYFYKNGLLPKPVNVREAMLTPEQYAAITPPTISQK, encoded by the coding sequence ATGGTCGCAACAGTTAAACCTCAGTATATAAACATTTTTCATCGTGTTACCCGGTTCTTCGTTCCAGGGTTGATCAGCGTCGCCACTTCATTCACATTGGTTAGTTGCACACAACCAACCCCAACAGCAGAAACCTCATCTACAGCTAATAATGTATCTGATACCAAGTCAGTGGGTATCAAAACCAAAGTACTGCGTATGGGGTATCAACAAGCTGGTGATTTGGTTAGGGTAACAAAAGTTTTAGAAAAGCGGCTGGAACCTTTAGGTGTAAAGGTGGAATGGGCGCAATTTGCCCAAGGGCCACAACTAATGGAAGCTATGAACGTGGGCAAAATAGATTTGGGTTCTGTGGGTGAAACTCCACCCATCTTTGCTCAAGCTGCTGGGGCGCAGATTGTGTATGTCGTTGGTTCACGACGTACCGAAAATAGTGGTAAAGGTAGTGCGATCGCAGTACCACCAAATTCTCCCATTAAAACTTTAAAAGATATCAAAGGACAAAAAGTCGTCTTTCAAAAAGCATCTGCATCTCACTATTTTATTCTCAGAGCTTTAGAAGATGTAGGTTTGAAATATAGCGATATTAAAGTTTTGAGTATCCCCAACGTAGAAGCGAGTAGTGCCTTTTTAGAAGGGAAAATTTCGGTTTGGGTGACAGGTGATCCGCATCTAGCTAGAGCCGAAAAATTAAATAAAGTTAGGATTCTCAGAGATTCTCAAGGACTGGACTCTCCTGGGGGATATTATATCGGAGGAAAACAGTTTGCCATTGATAATCCAGAATTGCTGCGAATAGTCATTGAGGAGATTGATAAAATTCAGCGTTGGGCTGAGGCGCATCCCAAAGAAACTGCACAACTAATCGCACCTTATCAGAAATTACCACCCGATGTGATGGACTTGGTAATTAGCCGTCGCAGCTATGGACTAAGAGCTATATCTACAGATTTAGTTCAAGAACAACAGCGAGTTGCAGATTACTTCTATAAAAATGGGTTGCTTCCCAAACCTGTGAATGTTCGAGAAGCAATGTTAACACCTGAGCAATATG
- the hetP_1 gene encoding heterocyst differentiation protein HetP, protein MTSISNFNKGINPQQFDQIVEAILAGKYSWACVLMLRVAGYNPLHYIPYRTYNRLLKENSSTSRVQQQERETITIKPSSTDKSVATSCLGKIKDLNYLEVVGKQKAEIRGGNMEQCLTQEISEYQTLKYEPNSDNTQDFSLNICEAN, encoded by the coding sequence ATGACTAGCATCAGTAACTTTAATAAAGGTATCAATCCTCAACAATTTGACCAAATAGTTGAGGCGATTCTGGCAGGTAAGTATTCTTGGGCATGTGTGTTAATGCTACGTGTAGCTGGTTATAATCCATTGCATTACATTCCTTATCGCACTTATAACAGATTGCTCAAAGAAAATTCTTCAACAAGTAGAGTGCAGCAACAAGAGCGTGAGACGATAACAATTAAGCCATCATCTACAGATAAGTCTGTAGCGACTAGCTGCTTAGGTAAGATTAAAGACTTAAATTATCTTGAGGTAGTTGGTAAGCAAAAAGCAGAAATTCGTGGTGGGAATATGGAGCAATGCTTAACACAAGAAATTTCCGAATATCAAACCCTGAAATATGAACCAAACAGCGACAACACTCAAGATTTTTCCTTAAATATTTGTGAAGCTAATTAA
- a CDS encoding peptidase, producing the protein MNPSSSFRVQEELNSSAQQQLMTPEATILKLLSIVAGDTNLASEFSQSWTINKFQIGDNLTNYTDSSISEDKSHFFYLVCQGRVRLLSSDATLGREVSTQLLLAEQTFGADDLFCDRPLSYRAIGASPGFVAQITIADLQVWLQRLPNLAQHWQKLASERQALIFFKSYSELRSLNSATLKQFLSYIITTKISAGSSLTTAAPATAGRFWLAGGTTTSLLLGDSWGYPDVTSPDAIAETDLFIYHLPIEQWESAQAFAPQLFTSQDTQQELTVVHSEITQLPLPKPEYSQPEIPSVSEIDFPPQPKAKSRRKYPFIPQQSSSDCGAACLAMISEYWGKRFSLNTLRNLAAVDRTGASLAGLASAAQALEYEALQVRASLTKLESQGIPWIAHWQGNHYIVVWQVKGDRILIADPAMGQKWLSRCDFAASWTGYALLLNPTANFHALNSEKLSLSRYWQTLQPYHQLIQHIILVSIVIQIFGLATPLLTQAILDQILLLKNFSTLNAFALGFLCLGVWRIVLTAQRQYLLDYFANRIDINLIGGFVKHTLQLPLQFFTSRRVEDILSRVQENRKIQQFITRRAITSIVDALMIIVYLGVMVYFNLRLTLLVMCGIVPVVLLTLVANSFLKQISREISQTSANQNSATVEIITGIVTVKTAAAERAVQTYWQEGLLKMLKVQLRGQKLTNVLQMLRNLISHVATTVVLWCGLQLVITGDMSLGKFVAFNMLISNLTNPVLALVGLWDELPAVLMAAEQVNHVLESQPEENSQQPLQVMPTIRGEVRFENVFFRYYPYDQRHVLQNVSFRVRPQQTIGIIGQSGCAKSTLVNLLAGLYRPESGKILIDGVDIAAVSPSSLRNQIGFIAQDNFLFSGTILENITLYNQDFNHEQAIAAAKLAEAHSFIRELPLGYNTPVGERGLRLSGGQRQKIAIARALITHPKILILDEATSALDPESERCLYQKLARLSQYHTTFIISHRLSSVRHTDHILVLDQGILVEQGTHKKLMETKGLYYSLARLQLQL; encoded by the coding sequence ATGAACCCCTCTTCTTCGTTCAGAGTTCAAGAAGAATTAAACTCTAGCGCCCAACAGCAATTGATGACTCCAGAAGCAACCATTCTTAAACTGTTGAGCATAGTTGCAGGGGATACAAATTTAGCATCAGAATTTAGCCAGTCTTGGACAATTAATAAGTTTCAGATTGGTGATAATTTAACAAACTATACTGATAGTAGTATTTCTGAAGATAAAAGCCATTTTTTTTACTTAGTTTGCCAAGGACGAGTGCGTTTGCTAAGTTCTGATGCAACTCTTGGACGAGAAGTTTCTACGCAGTTGTTATTAGCAGAGCAAACATTTGGCGCAGATGATTTATTTTGTGATCGCCCTTTATCATACCGGGCGATTGGTGCTAGTCCGGGTTTTGTGGCGCAAATCACAATTGCGGATTTACAAGTTTGGTTGCAACGCTTACCAAATTTAGCGCAGCACTGGCAAAAATTAGCATCTGAGCGCCAAGCACTAATTTTTTTTAAAAGTTATAGCGAATTGCGATCGCTCAATAGTGCAACTTTAAAGCAATTCTTATCTTATATAATTACTACAAAAATTTCTGCTGGTTCATCTTTAACAACCGCCGCACCAGCAACGGCGGGGCGTTTTTGGTTAGCAGGTGGCACAACAACCTCATTATTATTAGGCGATAGCTGGGGTTATCCTGATGTCACATCCCCAGATGCAATTGCAGAAACAGATTTATTCATTTACCACCTACCCATTGAGCAGTGGGAATCAGCCCAAGCATTTGCACCGCAACTATTTACCAGTCAGGACACACAGCAGGAACTAACTGTTGTTCATTCAGAAATTACCCAACTCCCCCTTCCCAAACCAGAATACTCCCAACCAGAGATTCCCTCAGTATCAGAGATTGATTTTCCGCCTCAGCCAAAAGCTAAGTCACGGCGAAAATATCCCTTCATTCCTCAACAAAGTTCATCAGATTGTGGTGCGGCTTGTTTAGCCATGATTAGCGAGTATTGGGGTAAACGCTTTAGTCTCAATACTTTGCGTAACTTAGCAGCAGTAGACCGAACAGGTGCATCTTTGGCGGGTTTAGCCAGTGCAGCCCAAGCCTTAGAATACGAAGCGCTACAAGTGCGGGCGAGTTTAACTAAGTTGGAATCACAGGGAATTCCTTGGATTGCTCATTGGCAAGGCAATCATTATATAGTTGTTTGGCAAGTCAAAGGCGATCGCATTTTAATTGCTGATCCGGCGATGGGACAAAAATGGCTGTCGCGTTGTGATTTTGCAGCTAGTTGGACAGGATACGCTCTTTTATTAAACCCCACAGCAAATTTTCACGCTCTCAACAGCGAAAAGCTTTCTTTAAGTCGCTATTGGCAGACATTACAGCCTTACCACCAACTAATTCAGCACATTATTCTCGTCTCCATAGTTATCCAAATATTTGGGTTAGCGACTCCCTTACTTACCCAAGCCATCCTCGACCAAATACTATTGCTGAAAAATTTTTCCACATTGAATGCTTTTGCACTCGGTTTTTTGTGCTTGGGTGTTTGGCGCATTGTTTTAACCGCACAGCGACAATATCTCCTCGACTATTTTGCCAATCGCATCGATATTAATTTAATTGGTGGTTTCGTTAAACATACCTTGCAGCTACCATTGCAGTTTTTTACTTCCCGCCGCGTTGAAGATATTCTCAGCCGTGTGCAAGAAAACCGCAAAATTCAACAATTCATCACCCGTCGCGCCATCACCAGCATAGTAGATGCTTTGATGATCATTGTCTATCTAGGGGTGATGGTTTATTTCAACCTGCGACTGACTTTGTTGGTGATGTGTGGAATTGTCCCTGTTGTACTTTTGACTTTAGTGGCAAATTCTTTCCTTAAACAAATATCGCGGGAAATATCGCAAACATCAGCCAACCAAAATTCTGCCACAGTGGAGATTATCACTGGAATTGTTACAGTCAAAACCGCCGCCGCTGAACGTGCAGTGCAGACATATTGGCAAGAGGGTTTGCTGAAAATGCTCAAAGTGCAGTTACGGGGACAGAAGTTAACCAATGTCTTACAAATGCTGCGGAATTTAATTAGTCACGTTGCAACAACAGTTGTGTTGTGGTGTGGGTTGCAACTGGTGATTACTGGGGATATGTCACTGGGTAAATTTGTCGCGTTCAATATGCTAATTAGTAATTTGACAAATCCTGTGTTGGCGTTGGTGGGTTTATGGGATGAATTACCCGCAGTACTCATGGCGGCGGAGCAAGTTAATCATGTATTAGAATCTCAGCCAGAAGAAAATTCTCAACAACCGTTACAGGTAATGCCAACAATTCGCGGTGAAGTGCGGTTTGAGAATGTGTTTTTCCGCTATTATCCTTATGACCAGCGTCATGTTTTGCAAAATGTCTCTTTTCGGGTGAGACCACAACAAACTATCGGGATTATTGGTCAGAGTGGTTGTGCTAAAAGCACTTTAGTCAATTTGTTGGCTGGTTTATATCGTCCCGAAAGTGGGAAAATTTTAATTGATGGAGTAGATATTGCGGCGGTATCTCCATCATCGTTACGTAATCAAATCGGGTTTATTGCCCAGGATAATTTTCTGTTTTCGGGAACGATTTTAGAAAATATTACCCTTTACAATCAAGATTTTAACCATGAACAGGCGATCGCCGCCGCCAAGTTAGCCGAAGCCCACAGTTTTATCCGTGAACTGCCTTTAGGATACAACACCCCAGTCGGGGAGAGGGGTTTGCGACTTTCTGGTGGTCAGAGACAAAAAATTGCGATCGCTCGTGCATTGATTACCCACCCGAAAATTTTAATTTTGGACGAAGCCACAAGCGCTCTAGACCCTGAATCTGAGCGTTGTCTGTACCAAAAATTAGCTCGTTTGAGCCAGTATCACACCACTTTTATCATCTCCCATCGTCTTTCAAGTGTGCGCCATACCGACCACATCCTCGTGCTTGACCAAGGTATTTTGGTTGAACAAGGCACACATAAAAAACTTATGGAAACAAAGGGTCTTTACTACTCTCTGGCTAGACTGCAATTACAACTATAA